In a single window of the Thunnus thynnus chromosome 9, fThuThy2.1, whole genome shotgun sequence genome:
- the gpc4 gene encoding glypican-4: protein MKTLLVLCVVCTLAVLSVSGTAEQKLKNCNEVRDAYSSKGFNINDVPNKGINGAPLKVCPQGFSCCTVEMEEKLSQQSHSEIKAPVSKLSTNLQSIFRQRHDHFDKFFRELLKNAEVSLHNMFVRTYGMMYVQNAELFKNFFEDLTRYYVSGSAAVNLDSMLSEFWADLLERMFRLVNVQYEFSDAYMECVSRHTEQLQPFGDVPRKLRIQLTRAFVAARTFVRGLALMPEVVNKVSTVSASPSCVRAAMKMLYCPYCSGQVALKPCQNYCLNVMRGCLANQADLDTEWNNFLDAMLSLAERLEGPFNFESVTDPIDVKISEAIMNMQENSMQVSQKVFQGCGQPKPSMNFRSRRSVKETGFTGRFRPYSPDARPTTAAGTSLDRLTIDVKKKLKQAKKFWSTLPETVCADERTAPGDDCWNGTAKSRYESVVIGNGLANQVSNPDVDVDITKPDTVIRSQIAVLKEMTSWLKAAHSGNDISIDNDEDGSGGEESGSGCDSASCDTDRDIYFSTPPNPGKPMVNPVQSGGSSSGARAASQGSMALALCSLALALLAHHLR, encoded by the exons GAGCCCCCCTGAAAGTGTGTCCGCAGGGTTTCTCCTGCTGCACCgtggagatggaggagaagctGAGCCAGCAGAGCCACTCGGAGATCAAAGCTCCCGTCTCCAAGCTTAGCACCAACCTACAATCCATCTTCAGACAGAGGCACGACCACTTTGACA AGTTTTTCCGTGAGCTTTTGAAAAATGCAGAGGTCTCGCTGCACAACATGTTCGTGCGAACATACGGGATGATGTACGTGCAGAACGCAGAGCTGTTCAAGAACTTCTTCGAGGACCTGACGAGGTACTACGTGTCCGGCAGCGCCGCCGTCAACCTGGACTCCATGCTGTCAGAGTTCTGGGCCGACCTCCTGGAGAGGATGTTCCGGCTGGTCAACGTGCAGTACGAATTCAGCGACGCCTACATGGAGTGCGTCAGCCGGCACACGGAGCAGCTGCAGCCCTTCGGCGATGTGCCTCGAAAGCTCCGCATTCAGCTGACACGGGCGTTTGTCGCCGCACGGACCTTCGTGCGTGGCCTGGCGCTCATGCCAGAGGTGGTGAATAAAGTTTCTACG GTCAGCGCGTCTCCCAGCTGTGTGCGAGCGGCCATGAAGATGTTGTACTGTCCCTACTGCTCAGGCCAAGTGGCCCTGAAGCCCTGCCAGAATTACTGTCTGAATGTGATGCGTGGGTGTCTGGCCAACCAGGCCGACTTAGACACCGAATGGAACAACTTCCTCG aTGCCATGCTTAGTCTAGCCGAGAGGCTGGAAGGTCCCTTTAATTTTGAGTCTGTTACGGATCCCATCGATGTGAAGATTTCAGAGGCCATCATGAACATGCAAGAGAACAGCATGCAAGTTTCACAGAAA GTTTTCCAGGGATGTGGGCAGCCTAAACCAAGCATGAACTTCCGCTCCAGACGCTCTGTCAAAGAAACAGGCTTTACTGGCCGCTTCCGCCCCTACAGCCCTGATGCCAGACCCACCACCGCCGCAGGGACCAGCTTAGATAGACTG ACAATTGATGTGAagaagaagctgaaacaagcaAAGAAGTTCTGGTCCACACTGCCAGAGACGGTGTGTGCAGATGAGAGGACTGCACCTGGGGACGACTGCTGGAATGGAACAGCAAAGAGCAG GTACGAGTCAGTCGTCATTGGCAATGGACTGGCCAATCAGGTGTCCAACCCTGACGTGGACGTGGATATAACAAAGCCAGACACTGTGATTCGCAGTCAGATCGCAGTTTTGAAGGAAATGACAAGTTGGCTGAAAGCCGCGCACAGCGGCAACGACATCTCTATTGATAACG atgaggacggcagcggaggagaggagagcggCAGCGGTTGCGACTCTGCGTCCTGCGACACAGACCGGGACATCTACTTCTCCACTCCACCGAACCCTGGCAAACCCATGGTCAATCCGGTGCAGAGTGGAGGTTCATCATCCGGAGCCAGGGCTGCCTCACAGGGAAGCATGGCGCTGGCGCTCTGCTCGCTGGCCCTGGCCCTGCTCGCTCACCACTTGAGATAA